From Enterococcus wangshanyuanii, the proteins below share one genomic window:
- a CDS encoding phage structural protein: MESMTTYDAKEVSTIIDNVVMFGFQDGDMVSFSKDNSYIEVQTDAQGQSSAAKNNDNLGTFTINLSQNSPCNKQLMALANGRKEFPISVTHSSEKAWASKAYIEKTPDGSFGKGVPTRSYTIKALDYKHEYN, from the coding sequence ATGGAAAGCATGACAACCTATGATGCTAAGGAAGTATCAACGATTATTGACAACGTGGTAATGTTTGGGTTCCAAGATGGGGATATGGTTTCTTTCTCGAAAGACAACTCATATATTGAAGTTCAAACGGATGCACAGGGTCAATCTAGTGCAGCGAAGAATAACGACAACTTGGGAACATTCACGATCAACCTTTCTCAAAACTCACCTTGTAATAAGCAATTAATGGCTTTGGCTAATGGTCGAAAAGAGTTTCCTATCTCGGTTACTCATTCATCAGAAAAAGCATGGGCATCTAAAGCCTATATCGAGAAAACACCAGACGGTTCTTTCGGTAAAGGTGTTCCAACACGATCATATACAATCAAGGCATTAGACTACAAACACGAATACAACTAG
- a CDS encoding peptidoglycan DD-metalloendopeptidase family protein: MADALRKSVIELDWKINGSSLQKANEETDRLIAKSGQMQQAFNQGASAINSTTNSISKYGNTAQQGTNNVVQMGAKTQSAFRGTNSAVQASTNNVVQFGSRGTSAFSSVGSSATSAKSNVVSMTSALNTASNTAGSLGTKMKSSITSAKNNVIDLSSKFGGLSNSVTGATGKIAQSIETSVNKPLNVAKGLLGGLLATAGVAGAGSLFNAGIDRLSAIEDAKLSLDVMMGDSGKAQAFMDQILDFAKTTPYAFTQLSSSAKNLFAYGMEQQNIVPTLKAIGDLAAASGKGAGAIDTLSNAFGKMQVMGKVSTEQLNTITEAGVPALKILANEAGTTVEEMQKQISSGSIESGKAIATIVKGIQEGSAGIAGETQALGGVMEKLKGTWKGSLDSMKSAVTGTMATLMTPAKPHIQAGMAWFATQFKKLPDIVNSTGKFLEPAWAPTKKAFSNMQNFFSNTFVPSVKEVGRELGPHFLKAGVASINFFSDTITTYAKPVLVGAKDFIVKDFIPTVAELGKTMGPSFIDGGISALKSFGWAVDNVVKPPLKWLKEYSEEHPERMQKMAKFAGIGVGGLLLFNKVGKPIMGATGKVFGLIGAIKKIGSTSIAEATKSKLAFQTIGNSAQSATQSVNAGSLVDDAGNLIAQRSKVKTPSKLAGGLKWFTSGNVGAEKAFVPVAKHAGKATMGAKAVGAVSKVGGAVKGVGKSIPGIAYVAAATNLIGTNKNNVGDKLGGSGGMLAGGAVGAKLGGLIGTAIAPGIGTAIGGAVGGIAGTLAGSKFGQAMGKSIQKNWPAISKTMGKMWEGAKNNIFIGPLVSGIDSAAKQAISIGKKSVKATQDFFAKPFDTKVKSSKDVSKDSAKKVNSYMANQEKVIESQVKLKITGKPMTDAEFQDVMKTYDAMESQVTKSLNAKKDKSSKNMDKLLSLGALDQSTVDSAKRSQEELAKIRVEKYKKGNQDLKSLLEKQRQEEVEVTQKYEKRNSDIRERASKERRELNKKELDEIKRNEWLNESELRGIRERYGKEQKELNSEQTKNAVGALSESAKEQKIILGNLKDATGEISAKQAANIVSQSYKAKEGSINAAREKYDETKKILDEEYYVTGSISKAEYEEAVKNAKQTRDESIATAEETHNGVVEQAQKQAEGHLDSVDWETGQTLSKWDNFKVGLSKAVNLVTGGISSVLEFFGLPRIPKWEPKGSSNSSAKSGSNKIPNKYKGDMTSYQGPAFVGEEGIELAYDKSRSETRILGSNGPEMTHVRSSERILNHKDTMAVLNGGMGAGSVLPGFAEGKGNGLTDLVDGAKDFGAKAWDKAKDVGGKVVSGVKAGVETAKAWLGDPIGQVKALVDKHNPFKKQNNTITDIGFGTMNKIKTSGADWVKNKLSEFKDFFASEEGASFGAGAYAPHFGAPFQRTSPYGPRPGLFGDFHTGIDYAAPTGTPLPAQFPGTVTYSGGATGYGNLIKIQVAKGIETLYGHMKSVSTKTGDTVKSGEIIGAVGSEGWSTGPHVHYELQANGKHVNPDTYGQTGASVGSGGWEPQVRKAAKQMGQTASDAEVNGILAQIQRESSGNQSIVQSSAVWDVNTASGNPARGLLQYIPQTFDAYKLRGYENIMNGFHQLLAFFNNSNWRIDLPYGRSGWGPSGHRIKAYAKGGRPTKGETVLVGENGPELFETDTAGTVHPHEKTKSLFAQGAPQINFSPTVNVEIKGNAEPSVAGSIKDAVRQVLDEEYSKLLNIFGTGGVV, translated from the coding sequence GTGGCGGATGCATTAAGAAAATCGGTCATTGAACTAGATTGGAAAATAAATGGTTCATCCTTACAAAAGGCAAATGAAGAAACTGATAGATTAATTGCAAAGTCTGGTCAGATGCAACAAGCATTTAATCAAGGGGCTTCTGCAATTAATAGCACCACTAATTCTATTAGTAAATACGGCAACACCGCTCAACAAGGAACGAATAATGTTGTTCAAATGGGCGCAAAAACTCAATCAGCTTTTAGAGGAACCAATAGTGCTGTGCAGGCTAGTACAAACAATGTTGTGCAGTTTGGATCGAGAGGGACTAGTGCTTTCAGCAGTGTTGGTTCCTCTGCTACGTCAGCTAAATCAAATGTCGTCAGCATGACATCTGCATTAAATACTGCAAGCAATACAGCTGGATCACTTGGCACAAAGATGAAGTCTTCAATTACATCTGCTAAAAATAATGTCATTGATCTTTCTAGCAAATTTGGTGGTTTATCAAATTCAGTTACTGGAGCAACGGGCAAAATTGCTCAATCTATAGAAACTAGTGTAAACAAACCATTGAATGTTGCGAAAGGTTTATTAGGTGGTTTGTTAGCTACAGCAGGTGTTGCAGGTGCAGGATCATTATTCAATGCCGGTATTGATCGTTTAAGTGCAATCGAAGATGCGAAGTTATCTTTAGACGTTATGATGGGTGATTCAGGAAAAGCACAAGCTTTCATGGATCAAATATTGGACTTTGCAAAGACAACACCTTATGCGTTTACTCAATTATCATCCAGTGCTAAAAATCTATTTGCATATGGAATGGAGCAACAGAATATTGTTCCGACGTTGAAAGCTATCGGGGATTTAGCAGCTGCATCAGGTAAAGGTGCAGGAGCGATCGATACCTTATCCAATGCCTTTGGTAAAATGCAAGTTATGGGGAAAGTATCGACCGAACAATTGAATACAATCACCGAAGCGGGTGTACCAGCACTTAAAATTCTAGCAAATGAAGCAGGTACGACAGTTGAAGAAATGCAGAAGCAGATCAGTAGCGGATCTATTGAGTCAGGAAAGGCTATTGCTACAATAGTAAAAGGAATTCAAGAAGGTTCTGCTGGTATTGCTGGAGAAACACAAGCACTTGGTGGCGTAATGGAAAAATTAAAAGGCACATGGAAAGGTTCATTAGATTCAATGAAATCTGCTGTTACCGGAACTATGGCCACGTTAATGACACCAGCGAAACCTCATATACAAGCAGGTATGGCTTGGTTTGCTACTCAATTTAAGAAGCTTCCTGATATTGTAAATTCTACAGGTAAATTTTTAGAGCCGGCTTGGGCACCTACCAAGAAGGCTTTTTCTAATATGCAAAATTTCTTTTCTAATACTTTTGTTCCGTCAGTCAAAGAAGTTGGTAGAGAATTAGGACCGCACTTCTTAAAGGCTGGGGTAGCAAGTATCAATTTCTTTAGCGATACTATCACGACCTATGCAAAACCAGTTCTTGTTGGAGCAAAAGATTTCATTGTGAAAGATTTTATTCCAACAGTCGCTGAACTAGGTAAGACGATGGGTCCTAGTTTTATTGATGGAGGAATATCTGCTCTAAAATCTTTTGGGTGGGCTGTTGATAATGTTGTTAAGCCACCTCTTAAATGGCTGAAAGAATATTCAGAAGAACATCCAGAACGTATGCAAAAAATGGCTAAGTTTGCTGGTATTGGTGTAGGTGGACTACTTCTTTTCAATAAAGTTGGCAAGCCGATCATGGGTGCTACTGGAAAAGTTTTTGGTTTGATAGGTGCTATTAAGAAAATTGGATCTACATCGATTGCCGAAGCAACTAAAAGTAAGCTTGCATTTCAAACGATTGGAAATTCTGCACAATCAGCTACTCAATCCGTTAATGCTGGAAGTTTAGTAGATGATGCAGGAAATCTTATCGCTCAAAGAAGCAAAGTAAAAACTCCATCTAAATTAGCTGGTGGTTTAAAGTGGTTTACTAGCGGTAATGTCGGGGCAGAAAAAGCGTTTGTACCTGTAGCTAAACATGCTGGTAAAGCAACTATGGGAGCAAAAGCTGTAGGAGCGGTTAGCAAAGTTGGCGGAGCTGTAAAAGGAGTAGGCAAGTCTATACCTGGTATTGCTTATGTCGCAGCAGCTACCAATTTGATTGGTACGAATAAAAATAACGTTGGCGATAAACTAGGTGGTTCTGGTGGAATGCTAGCTGGCGGAGCAGTTGGAGCCAAACTAGGTGGATTAATCGGAACAGCAATTGCTCCTGGTATTGGCACTGCAATAGGTGGAGCAGTCGGAGGAATCGCAGGAACACTTGCAGGCTCGAAATTTGGGCAAGCAATGGGGAAATCTATTCAAAAGAATTGGCCAGCTATCTCTAAGACTATGGGTAAAATGTGGGAAGGTGCAAAGAATAATATTTTCATCGGACCATTAGTTTCTGGTATAGACTCAGCTGCTAAGCAAGCAATATCTATTGGAAAAAAATCTGTCAAAGCAACACAGGACTTTTTCGCAAAGCCGTTTGATACAAAAGTAAAGTCTAGTAAGGATGTTTCAAAAGATTCAGCTAAAAAAGTTAACTCTTACATGGCTAACCAAGAGAAAGTTATAGAATCTCAAGTGAAACTTAAAATCACTGGTAAACCAATGACAGATGCCGAATTCCAAGATGTAATGAAGACTTATGATGCAATGGAATCTCAAGTTACTAAATCTCTAAATGCTAAAAAAGATAAGTCATCAAAAAATATGGATAAACTTTTAAGCTTAGGTGCATTGGATCAATCGACCGTCGATAGTGCGAAAAGGTCACAGGAAGAATTAGCTAAAATTAGAGTTGAGAAATATAAAAAAGGAAATCAGGATTTAAAAAGTCTTTTAGAAAAGCAAAGGCAAGAAGAAGTTGAAGTAACTCAAAAATACGAGAAAAGAAATTCAGATATTAGAGAAAGGGCTAGTAAAGAGCGAAGAGAGTTAAACAAAAAAGAATTAGATGAAATCAAGAGAAATGAATGGTTAAACGAAAGTGAATTGCGCGGTATTAGAGAACGATATGGAAAAGAACAAAAAGAATTAAATTCAGAGCAAACTAAAAATGCTGTTGGAGCTTTATCAGAATCTGCTAAAGAACAGAAAATTATTTTAGGGAATCTAAAAGATGCAACTGGGGAAATTTCAGCTAAGCAAGCAGCTAATATAGTTTCTCAATCATATAAAGCAAAAGAAGGTTCGATTAATGCTGCAAGGGAAAAATATGACGAAACGAAAAAAATTCTTGATGAAGAATACTATGTCACTGGATCAATCAGTAAAGCTGAGTACGAAGAAGCTGTAAAGAATGCAAAGCAAACACGAGATGAATCAATTGCAACAGCAGAAGAAACACATAACGGTGTTGTTGAACAAGCCCAAAAACAAGCAGAAGGACATTTAGATTCAGTAGACTGGGAAACTGGACAAACGCTTAGCAAGTGGGATAACTTCAAGGTTGGATTGTCAAAGGCAGTAAATCTTGTTACAGGTGGGATAAGTTCAGTTTTAGAGTTTTTTGGACTTCCAAGAATACCCAAATGGGAACCTAAAGGATCATCTAATTCTTCTGCAAAATCAGGATCAAATAAAATTCCTAATAAGTATAAAGGGGATATGACATCATATCAAGGTCCTGCATTTGTTGGTGAAGAAGGTATCGAACTTGCATATGATAAATCACGTTCAGAGACTAGAATATTAGGTTCTAATGGTCCAGAAATGACACATGTTCGATCTAGCGAGAGAATCTTAAATCATAAAGATACAATGGCCGTCTTAAATGGTGGTATGGGTGCAGGTTCTGTCTTGCCGGGATTCGCAGAAGGCAAAGGGAATGGACTAACTGATCTTGTAGACGGAGCCAAAGATTTTGGGGCTAAAGCATGGGATAAAGCGAAAGATGTAGGTGGTAAAGTAGTCAGTGGTGTAAAAGCTGGTGTTGAAACTGCTAAGGCGTGGTTAGGTGATCCTATTGGTCAAGTCAAGGCTTTAGTAGATAAACATAACCCATTCAAAAAACAGAACAACACAATTACTGACATTGGTTTTGGCACAATGAATAAAATCAAAACTAGTGGTGCCGATTGGGTCAAAAATAAACTATCCGAATTCAAAGACTTTTTTGCATCTGAAGAAGGAGCTTCTTTTGGTGCTGGGGCTTATGCGCCACATTTTGGTGCGCCGTTCCAAAGAACTTCTCCTTATGGTCCGAGACCTGGACTCTTTGGTGATTTCCACACAGGTATTGATTATGCTGCACCTACTGGAACGCCTTTACCAGCTCAATTTCCTGGTACGGTAACATATTCTGGCGGAGCAACTGGATATGGTAATTTAATTAAAATCCAAGTAGCAAAAGGCATTGAAACATTATACGGTCACATGAAATCAGTTAGCACTAAAACAGGTGATACTGTAAAAAGCGGAGAAATTATTGGTGCTGTTGGAAGTGAGGGCTGGTCTACTGGGCCGCATGTCCATTACGAGTTACAAGCTAATGGAAAACACGTTAACCCTGATACTTATGGACAAACTGGAGCTAGTGTTGGTTCTGGTGGATGGGAACCGCAAGTTAGAAAAGCAGCTAAACAAATGGGGCAAACTGCTAGTGATGCTGAGGTTAATGGTATTCTTGCACAAATCCAACGTGAATCTAGCGGTAACCAAAGCATCGTGCAAAGTAGTGCAGTGTGGGATGTCAACACAGCATCCGGGAATCCAGCACGAGGATTATTGCAATATATTCCTCAAACATTCGATGCTTACAAGCTAAGAGGCTATGAAAATATCATGAATGGATTCCATCAGCTTTTGGCATTCTTTAACAACTCCAATTGGAGAATTGATTTGCCATACGGTAGAAGCGGTTGGGGTCCATCAGGTCACAGGATTAAAGCCTATGCCAAAGGTGGTCGTCCAACAAAAGGGGAAACAGTGTTAGTTGGTGAGAATGGTCCTGAATTATTTGAAACTGACACAGCAGGAACAGTACATCCTCATGAAAAAACGAAAAGTCTTTTTGCACAAGGAGCACCACAAATCAATTTTAGTCCTACGGTCAATGTGGAAATTAAAGGTAATGCGGAACCATCTGTTGCTGGTAGTATCAAGGACGCTGTAAGACAAGTATTAGATGAGGAATACTCTAAATTATTGAATATTTTCGGCACAGGAGGTGTTGTCTAA
- a CDS encoding LysM peptidoglycan-binding domain-containing protein produces MALIQVGNTKIYVVNTSEGDASSANVSQYPVESGAPITDNMMYMGGQVTVSGFLLDEKGSTAEKAYSTLVDWQKNVKWITYRGRMYFKNAVIQDVSRSYDRYKNGFGVTITLQPIRIAKSIWEKIPQPPVAKQPVKPSNAVYVTVQPGNTYWGWWQQYGTSIQQLRDWNKWPDRFIPIGARARVK; encoded by the coding sequence ATGGCGCTCATACAGGTTGGTAATACTAAAATATACGTGGTGAATACTTCTGAAGGCGATGCTAGTTCGGCAAATGTTTCTCAGTATCCAGTCGAATCTGGAGCACCAATAACAGACAACATGATGTATATGGGAGGGCAAGTCACTGTTAGTGGCTTCCTTCTTGATGAAAAAGGTTCTACAGCTGAAAAAGCATATTCGACATTAGTTGATTGGCAAAAAAATGTTAAATGGATTACGTATCGAGGGAGAATGTATTTTAAAAATGCAGTTATACAAGACGTTAGTAGATCGTATGATCGATATAAAAATGGATTTGGTGTAACTATAACGCTGCAGCCAATCAGGATAGCTAAATCGATATGGGAAAAGATTCCTCAACCACCAGTGGCTAAGCAACCAGTGAAGCCGTCAAATGCTGTCTATGTGACGGTGCAACCAGGTAATACTTATTGGGGATGGTGGCAGCAATACGGAACATCCATCCAACAATTAAGAGATTGGAATAAATGGCCAGATCGTTTTATACCAATTGGAGCAAGAGCCAGAGTGAAATAG
- a CDS encoding phage baseplate plug family protein has translation MSIRGYIPIEKDSLPEKFEIPLGNVNYILGIDYNKTENIFTVDLFSYDNDPIVIGEALVLDERLWRDIVDDRIPSIDLVPMDESGKSSEITFQNFGVDIFLYMDDLPPNYSEPSLEGSE, from the coding sequence ATGTCTATAAGAGGGTATATCCCAATCGAAAAAGATAGTTTGCCTGAAAAGTTTGAAATACCTTTGGGCAATGTCAATTACATTTTAGGTATTGACTATAATAAGACAGAAAATATTTTTACAGTTGATCTCTTTAGCTATGATAATGATCCTATTGTTATCGGTGAAGCATTAGTATTAGATGAACGACTTTGGAGGGATATTGTAGATGATCGGATTCCTTCTATTGATTTAGTACCAATGGATGAATCGGGGAAATCTAGTGAAATAACGTTTCAGAATTTTGGTGTAGATATCTTTCTTTATATGGATGATTTACCACCTAACTATAGTGAGCCAAGTTTGGAGGGTTCAGAATAA
- a CDS encoding phage protein yields MADQQWMRLLQIEMHDKSGKNRVLFRADSGRLDRFEIHMTAPFSDEPTPSEVSVTMYNLSKKSIDFIKKGNPVYIHAGYAGTSHGVITQGTIATLQPTVLSGVDRITTFTFLEGKDYSDHKEVNITFAKGSDANTIIRRVANESGIPISEIKLKNNKVYGSGYTADGQAMSVLEEVAKACDTSIYFRRGQLVIKNFKEGNKERLKLSAATGLISQPTRIENGDYSGWSIECLLQHKISTGTAVHIDSKNVKGNFYVKNGQHSYDGSNFTTTCEVVS; encoded by the coding sequence ATGGCAGATCAACAATGGATGCGATTGTTACAAATAGAAATGCATGATAAAAGTGGAAAGAATCGCGTATTATTTCGAGCAGATTCGGGGCGACTAGATCGCTTCGAGATACATATGACTGCTCCATTTTCGGATGAGCCTACACCTTCGGAAGTGTCTGTTACTATGTATAACCTTAGTAAAAAAAGCATTGATTTTATTAAAAAAGGAAATCCTGTTTATATACATGCTGGTTATGCAGGTACTAGTCATGGTGTTATTACACAGGGTACTATCGCTACTCTGCAGCCGACTGTTCTTAGTGGTGTTGATCGTATTACGACATTTACATTCTTGGAAGGAAAAGATTATTCCGATCATAAAGAAGTGAATATCACTTTTGCTAAAGGGTCAGATGCTAACACGATAATTAGACGTGTAGCAAATGAATCAGGAATTCCTATTTCAGAAATCAAACTTAAAAACAATAAAGTTTATGGATCCGGATATACTGCAGACGGTCAGGCAATGAGTGTACTAGAAGAAGTAGCCAAAGCATGTGATACATCAATTTATTTTCGGAGAGGACAGCTTGTAATCAAGAATTTCAAGGAAGGTAACAAGGAACGTTTGAAATTGAGCGCAGCAACAGGATTGATCAGTCAGCCTACTCGAATAGAAAACGGTGATTATTCTGGATGGTCGATAGAATGCTTGCTACAACATAAAATTAGTACAGGCACAGCAGTCCATATCGATTCAAAAAATGTAAAAGGAAACTTTTATGTAAAAAATGGCCAGCACTCCTATGATGGATCAAATTTCACTACTACATGTGAGGTGGTATCATGA
- a CDS encoding DUF2634 domain-containing protein, producing the protein MKDLVLSSSGDVLFESDLQLVDGEDELAQSVLLILSIRLGEFFLEDELGLSHENMLAKNFNEEYLSQDIVWAITDQEPRVASVNEVEIIKNNRDLSVRVRMIAADGREIEVMANA; encoded by the coding sequence ATGAAGGATCTAGTTTTGTCTAGTTCAGGTGATGTACTATTTGAAAGTGATTTGCAGCTGGTTGATGGCGAAGATGAGTTAGCTCAAAGCGTTCTTCTGATTCTATCGATCAGACTAGGTGAATTTTTTTTAGAAGATGAACTAGGATTGAGTCATGAAAATATGTTAGCTAAAAACTTTAATGAAGAATATCTTTCACAAGACATAGTTTGGGCAATAACAGATCAAGAACCAAGAGTTGCCAGTGTTAATGAAGTTGAAATCATAAAAAACAATAGAGATTTATCTGTGCGTGTGAGAATGATAGCAGCAGATGGTCGCGAAATCGAGGTGATGGCTAATGCTTGA
- a CDS encoding baseplate J/gp47 family protein, whose protein sequence is MLDENGFKRKSYNELIYDMSEKAKELYGEDVNVSSNSVLGILFRIVAWFLSLIYELAERIYHSGFISQATGVSLDRLGANNGILRNPAAVAIVELSFTGKPNYVITEGVRFSTEDKIQFQMIDVVKIDSAGNGKGKAISLEFGPANNVGANMITKQVEPTEELTSVTNPEKAEGGTERETDKAYRERIRLSLRGNPGPPINGILTALLSVNGIRTASVVENKSMEIDKYGNPPKSIHAYVLGGVKEDVGKALFESVAAGIDTVGGQIVEVEDLGGFKHEVKFDYAKAVNIYTRVELKTDPKFEQEGSEKVKLAVINYINNLTMGEEVRFSYIYPLIYQIPGIIVADIKIGLSADNVLAKDILLDPNESAQAQLENVTVIDDVT, encoded by the coding sequence ATGCTTGATGAAAATGGTTTTAAAAGGAAAAGCTATAATGAGCTGATCTATGACATGTCAGAAAAAGCAAAAGAACTGTACGGCGAAGATGTGAATGTTTCTAGCAATTCGGTTTTAGGCATACTTTTTAGAATCGTTGCTTGGTTCCTTTCTCTTATTTATGAATTAGCAGAGAGAATCTATCACAGCGGTTTTATCAGCCAAGCAACTGGAGTTTCTTTGGATCGCTTAGGAGCAAACAATGGCATACTTAGAAATCCAGCAGCTGTTGCTATTGTCGAGTTGTCATTCACCGGAAAACCTAATTACGTAATTACTGAAGGAGTAAGGTTTTCCACAGAAGATAAAATCCAGTTTCAAATGATCGATGTTGTCAAAATTGATTCTGCCGGTAATGGAAAAGGAAAAGCAATCTCATTAGAATTTGGGCCAGCAAACAATGTTGGTGCGAATATGATTACAAAACAGGTCGAACCTACAGAAGAACTAACATCAGTAACGAATCCTGAAAAAGCAGAAGGGGGAACTGAGAGAGAAACGGACAAAGCTTATCGTGAAAGAATCCGTCTATCTTTGAGAGGGAATCCTGGTCCGCCAATCAATGGTATTTTGACAGCATTACTAAGCGTTAATGGAATAAGAACAGCTAGTGTTGTAGAAAATAAATCAATGGAAATCGATAAATATGGCAATCCTCCTAAATCCATTCATGCCTATGTTCTTGGCGGTGTAAAAGAAGATGTAGGAAAAGCACTCTTTGAAAGTGTAGCAGCTGGTATTGATACAGTAGGTGGTCAAATAGTAGAGGTTGAGGATTTAGGGGGCTTTAAGCATGAAGTTAAATTCGACTATGCTAAGGCAGTTAATATTTATACTCGAGTAGAACTTAAAACTGATCCAAAATTTGAACAAGAAGGATCTGAAAAAGTTAAGTTAGCTGTAATAAACTACATCAACAATTTAACGATGGGTGAAGAAGTGCGTTTCAGCTACATCTACCCTTTGATTTATCAAATACCTGGTATTATTGTTGCTGATATTAAAATAGGTTTGAGTGCTGATAATGTTTTGGCCAAAGATATCTTGCTAGATCCAAATGAATCAGCACAAGCTCAATTGGAAAATGTGACGGTGATAGATGATGTCACTTAA
- a CDS encoding pyocin knob domain-containing protein — protein MVNFMSELPIWQAEGVRPPDSMVTEGWKASQKPPADYFNWFFSRTYFALKELQEKSATEENLDLHKTRTDNPHKVTAAQVGLSNVMNQKQATKVEFDSHDTDQIRHITESERTSWNSKAAGVHNHTWGDIQNVPIGSLTQLGVIRLVDSVASTDRTKAATPNSVKDAYDRGTQGIADAAEVQKNLDAHGQNKNNPHAVTASQVGLGKVANYDIATTEEAVAGTSNSKYVTPFTVSEAIKALQAIKSVNGKTGIVILGKSDVGLGNVDNVKQASKTEFDSHASDSDKHITANERTDWNSKANGSHTHTMSQVDGLTSSLNSKTNSRGYSNSTVTSLGEETDINTLNETGTFMGYKMVGAPDSGWWYIDNMVHNSGYCTQVAYRLNNSTDFRPKIRSKVNGKWFEWQTLSVTTDNAPTATKLQTAREIAGVTFDGTKDIKISAANVGALPETNEVILNSSSISMSSGTVTLLDSIENYEALAIESYVAGNGSTQLKIHNNAETLKVEFSMVNVNNDPNSKGYDLYEGSVTFSKNTVKFDRAKMVSYLGEIVNGTDNLMITQIIGKKKGPKAFSGQ, from the coding sequence ATGGTTAATTTTATGAGTGAGTTACCTATTTGGCAAGCTGAAGGTGTTCGTCCGCCTGATAGTATGGTGACCGAAGGCTGGAAGGCATCACAGAAACCACCAGCTGATTATTTTAACTGGTTTTTTAGTCGAACATATTTTGCACTTAAAGAATTACAAGAAAAATCAGCTACCGAAGAAAATTTAGATTTACACAAAACAAGAACAGATAATCCGCATAAGGTTACTGCAGCACAAGTTGGCTTGAGTAATGTTATGAATCAAAAGCAGGCAACAAAAGTTGAATTCGATTCGCATGATACTGATCAAATTAGGCACATAACAGAATCAGAAAGAACTAGTTGGAATTCCAAAGCAGCTGGAGTTCACAATCATACATGGGGAGATATTCAAAACGTTCCCATTGGCTCGTTAACCCAATTAGGTGTTATAAGACTAGTAGATTCTGTCGCTAGCACAGATAGAACGAAAGCAGCAACGCCAAATTCAGTTAAAGATGCATATGATCGTGGAACTCAAGGAATTGCCGATGCAGCAGAAGTTCAAAAAAACCTTGATGCCCATGGACAAAATAAAAACAATCCCCATGCGGTCACAGCGAGTCAAGTTGGTTTAGGTAAAGTTGCAAATTATGATATCGCTACAACAGAAGAAGCAGTGGCGGGTACAAGCAATAGTAAATATGTAACTCCTTTTACTGTCAGTGAAGCGATCAAAGCATTACAAGCAATTAAATCTGTTAATGGCAAAACCGGAATAGTAATTTTAGGAAAAAGCGATGTCGGGTTAGGGAATGTTGATAATGTGAAACAGGCTTCAAAAACTGAGTTTGATAGTCATGCAAGTGATAGTGATAAGCATATCACTGCCAACGAAAGAACAGACTGGAATTCTAAAGCTAATGGTTCACATACACATACCATGTCACAGGTAGATGGGCTGACCTCATCACTAAATAGTAAAACTAATTCAAGAGGCTATTCCAATAGTACAGTGACTAGCTTAGGTGAAGAGACTGATATTAATACGCTAAATGAAACTGGAACATTTATGGGCTACAAAATGGTTGGGGCACCTGATTCTGGTTGGTGGTATATAGATAATATGGTGCACAATAGTGGTTATTGTACTCAAGTTGCCTATCGATTAAATAACTCCACTGATTTTAGACCTAAAATAAGAAGCAAAGTAAATGGTAAATGGTTTGAATGGCAAACTTTGTCAGTCACTACAGATAATGCGCCTACAGCTACTAAATTACAAACAGCAAGGGAAATTGCAGGTGTAACTTTTGATGGCACCAAAGATATAAAAATAAGTGCTGCTAATGTAGGTGCATTGCCTGAAACTAATGAGGTGATTTTGAATAGCTCCTCTATTTCTATGTCTTCAGGAACTGTTACTCTTCTTGATAGCATAGAGAATTATGAGGCGCTTGCAATAGAAAGTTATGTGGCCGGCAATGGATCAACACAATTGAAAATCCACAATAATGCAGAAACATTAAAAGTAGAGTTTAGTATGGTTAATGTAAATAATGATCCCAACTCAAAAGGATATGATTTGTATGAAGGATCCGTTACATTTTCTAAAAATACAGTTAAATTTGACAGAGCAAAAATGGTTAGTTATTTAGGCGAGATTGTTAATGGTACAGATAATCTAATGATTACGCAAATCATTGGTAAGAAGAAAGGTCCAAAGGCATTTAGTGGTCAATAA